The Aeromicrobium yanjiei genome includes a region encoding these proteins:
- a CDS encoding NAD-dependent succinate-semialdehyde dehydrogenase codes for MTADVFVNNEWLPGADGEFDVVDPATGEAIRAVSNGGVQDATAAVDAAVAALASWRRVPPRQRGEILRRTYELMIRDTDELGALIAAENGKSLSDAKGEVAYSAEFFRWYAEEGVRMGGDYGSSPAGGTRTVVTHHPVGVAALVTPWNFPAAMATRKIAPALAAGCTVVIKPASETPLTAFAIAKLMVEAGVPAGVVNIVPSKSAGKIVGTWLEDPRVRKISFTGSTEIGRVLLKQAAERVVNSSMELGGNAPFIVTDDADVDAAVEGAMIAKFRGGGQACTAANRLYVHADVAEEFTAKLGAKVEALRVGPASEGSDIGPMINAKAVDDTQALLAGALEAGATITHQAAVPEDSKGFYFPPTVLSNVPADAEIVREEIFGPIAPIVTWTSDDGVVALANDTEMGLAAYVYAGELQRGMRLGEAIEAGMVGINRGLVSDPAAPFGGMKQSGMGREGARAGLEEFQETQYLSIAWND; via the coding sequence ATGACTGCAGACGTGTTCGTCAACAACGAGTGGCTGCCCGGCGCCGACGGGGAGTTCGACGTCGTCGACCCCGCCACCGGCGAGGCGATCCGCGCGGTCTCCAACGGCGGCGTCCAGGACGCGACCGCCGCGGTCGACGCCGCGGTCGCGGCCCTCGCCTCGTGGCGCCGGGTCCCGCCGCGTCAGCGCGGTGAGATCCTGCGCCGGACGTACGAGCTGATGATCCGCGACACCGACGAGCTCGGTGCGCTCATCGCGGCCGAGAACGGCAAGTCGCTGAGCGACGCCAAGGGCGAGGTCGCGTACTCCGCGGAGTTCTTCCGCTGGTACGCCGAGGAGGGCGTCCGCATGGGCGGCGACTACGGCTCCTCCCCCGCCGGCGGCACGCGCACCGTCGTGACCCACCACCCCGTGGGCGTCGCGGCGCTCGTGACGCCGTGGAACTTCCCGGCCGCGATGGCCACGCGCAAGATCGCCCCCGCGCTGGCCGCCGGGTGCACGGTCGTCATCAAGCCCGCGTCCGAGACGCCCCTGACGGCGTTCGCGATCGCCAAGCTCATGGTCGAGGCCGGCGTGCCCGCAGGCGTCGTCAACATCGTCCCGTCCAAGTCGGCCGGCAAGATCGTGGGCACCTGGCTCGAGGACCCCCGGGTCCGCAAGATCTCGTTCACCGGCTCGACCGAGATCGGCCGGGTGCTGCTCAAGCAGGCGGCCGAGCGGGTCGTGAACTCCTCGATGGAGCTGGGCGGCAACGCCCCCTTCATCGTCACCGACGACGCCGACGTCGACGCCGCGGTCGAGGGCGCGATGATCGCGAAGTTCCGCGGCGGCGGCCAGGCCTGCACCGCGGCCAACCGGCTGTACGTCCACGCGGACGTCGCCGAGGAGTTCACCGCCAAGCTGGGCGCCAAGGTCGAGGCGCTCCGGGTCGGCCCGGCCTCCGAGGGGTCCGACATCGGCCCGATGATCAACGCCAAGGCCGTCGACGACACCCAGGCGCTGCTCGCCGGGGCGCTCGAGGCCGGTGCGACGATCACCCACCAGGCCGCCGTCCCCGAGGACAGCAAGGGCTTCTACTTCCCGCCGACGGTCCTCAGCAACGTCCCGGCCGATGCCGAGATCGTGCGCGAGGAGATCTTCGGGCCCATCGCGCCGATCGTCACCTGGACCTCCGACGACGGTGTCGTCGCCCTGGCCAACGACACCGAGATGGGCCTCGCGGCGTACGTCTATGCCGGCGAGCTCCAGCGCGGCATGCGTCTCGGCGAGGCGATCGAGGCCGGCATGGTCGGCATCAACCGCGGCCTCGTCTCGGACCCCGCGGCACCGTTCGGCGGCATGAAGCAGAGCGGCATGGGCCGCGAGGGCGCCCGGGCCGGCCTGGAGGAGTTCCAGGAGACCCAGTACCTCAGCATCGCCTGGAACGACTGA
- a CDS encoding SDR family oxidoreductase, with protein sequence MANTFAGKVALITGAARGIGAGVARGYVEQGGRVALIGLEPERLAALADELGAAAAWWEADVRDGEQVKAAIDAAAQHFGRIDTVLANAGIASYGTVRQIDDSAFERVVDINVNGVFRTLKYATPHLERTQGYALVVASLASFTALAGLASYNASKAGAESLALAYKQEVAHLGIGVGICHPSWIDTDIVRNAEKDLPAFREVRRKLPYPANSTTSVEECVELILVGLARRKSRVYVPKGVLLASWTKALTNSPLAWPVLKRIARRTVPDLEHQVDALGRFHHAHVPETDAAEQTDQKS encoded by the coding sequence ATGGCGAACACTTTTGCAGGCAAGGTCGCACTCATCACGGGTGCCGCGCGGGGCATCGGGGCCGGCGTGGCGCGCGGGTACGTCGAGCAAGGCGGACGGGTCGCCCTGATCGGCCTGGAGCCCGAGCGACTGGCCGCGCTCGCGGACGAGCTCGGGGCCGCGGCGGCGTGGTGGGAGGCCGACGTCCGCGACGGCGAGCAGGTCAAGGCCGCGATCGACGCCGCGGCCCAGCACTTCGGCCGGATCGACACGGTCCTGGCCAACGCCGGCATCGCGTCCTACGGGACCGTGCGCCAGATCGACGACAGCGCCTTCGAGCGCGTCGTCGACATCAACGTCAACGGCGTCTTCCGCACCCTGAAGTACGCCACGCCGCACCTCGAGCGCACCCAGGGGTACGCCCTGGTGGTCGCCTCCCTCGCGTCGTTCACCGCCCTGGCCGGCCTGGCGTCCTACAACGCGAGCAAGGCCGGCGCCGAGTCGCTCGCCCTCGCGTACAAGCAGGAGGTCGCCCACCTCGGCATCGGCGTCGGCATCTGCCACCCCTCCTGGATCGACACCGACATCGTCCGCAACGCCGAGAAGGACCTGCCGGCGTTCCGTGAGGTGCGTCGCAAGCTGCCCTACCCCGCGAACAGCACGACCAGCGTCGAGGAGTGCGTCGAGCTCATCCTGGTCGGCCTGGCCCGGCGCAAGAGCCGTGTGTACGTCCCGAAGGGCGTGCTGCTCGCGAGCTGGACCAAGGCGCTGACGAACTCGCCGCTGGCCTGGCCCGTGCTCAAGCGGATCGCCCGCCGCACCGTGCCGGACCTCGAGCACCAGGTCGACGCCCTCGGCCGGTTCCACCACGCGCACGTCCCCGAGACCGACGCCGCGGAGCAGACGGACCAGAAGAGCTAG
- a CDS encoding 1,4-dihydroxy-2-naphthoyl-CoA synthase has translation MTVSDTFDPSAWKDVPGFEGLTDITYHRAVDHGTVRIAFNRPEVRNAFRPHTVDELLAVLEHARTSSDVGCVLLTGNGPAPKDGVWAFCSGGDQRIRGKVGYQYAEGATADTVDKGKLGRLHILECQRLIRFMPKIVIAVVNGWAAGGGHSLHVVADLTIASAEHAKFKQTDADVGSFDGGFGSAYLARQVGQKFAREIFLLGDEYSAEDAHRMGMVNKVVPHADLEAEALEWGRKINAKSPTAQRMLKYSFNLIDDGLVGQQVLLGETTRLAYMTDEAQEGRDAFLQKRDPDFSDYPWYY, from the coding sequence ATGACCGTCTCCGACACCTTCGATCCCTCCGCGTGGAAGGACGTCCCCGGCTTCGAGGGACTCACCGACATCACGTACCACCGCGCCGTCGACCACGGGACGGTGCGGATCGCGTTCAACCGGCCCGAGGTCCGCAACGCGTTCCGCCCCCACACGGTCGACGAGCTGCTCGCCGTCCTGGAGCACGCGCGGACGTCGTCGGACGTCGGCTGCGTGCTGCTGACCGGCAACGGCCCGGCGCCCAAGGACGGCGTGTGGGCGTTCTGCTCCGGCGGCGACCAGCGCATCCGCGGCAAGGTCGGCTACCAGTACGCCGAGGGGGCGACCGCCGACACGGTCGACAAGGGCAAGCTCGGTCGCCTGCACATCCTGGAGTGCCAGCGCCTCATCCGGTTCATGCCCAAGATCGTCATCGCGGTCGTCAACGGCTGGGCGGCCGGTGGCGGGCACAGCCTGCACGTCGTCGCCGACCTCACCATCGCCTCGGCCGAGCACGCCAAGTTCAAGCAGACCGACGCCGATGTGGGCTCGTTCGACGGTGGCTTCGGCTCGGCCTATCTCGCCCGCCAGGTCGGCCAGAAGTTCGCCCGTGAGATCTTCCTGCTCGGCGACGAGTACTCCGCCGAGGACGCCCACCGCATGGGCATGGTCAACAAGGTCGTCCCGCACGCGGACCTCGAGGCCGAGGCGCTGGAGTGGGGCCGCAAGATCAACGCCAAGTCGCCCACCGCGCAGCGCATGCTCAAGTACTCGTTCAACCTCATCGACGACGGCCTGGTCGGCCAGCAGGTGCTCCTCGGCGAGACCACCCGCCTGGCGTACATGACCGACGAGGCTCAGGAGGGCCGCGACGCCTTCCTGCAGAAGCGCGACCCCGACTTCAGCGATTACCCCTGGTACTACTGA
- a CDS encoding ScyD/ScyE family protein, producing the protein MKKSPVVLLAATTLVAGSTLLSSPASAGGHPQPGSPRTIADGLLTPLKLAVSERGRVYVSQNFAGELTSIGRDGSKRAFASAPGEELGGVSERHGTVYWTTTGDASAKLFSQRPGGRPRQVADLYAYENSRNPDRGTTYGLRGLPQACASEFPADNPATYTGLVDSHPYATLPTRRTTYVADAGANAIFAVGRHGRVRTVATLPAVGTVVTAEALEAQGLPTCAAGYTYYFEFVPTDVDRGRDGSLYVTSLPGGPEDASLGARGSVFKVDPGSGRARMIAGGFVGAVDLALLPDGRIAVAELFGGEDGAGQVTLVRPRSSYRRTLDLGSPGAVEWKAGRRGGSLYVTTDTFTDGAPTPTAKIQVLSMGSHRKHRR; encoded by the coding sequence ATGAAGAAGTCCCCCGTGGTCCTGCTCGCAGCGACAACGCTCGTCGCCGGCAGCACCTTGCTCTCCAGTCCTGCGAGTGCCGGCGGGCACCCGCAGCCAGGCTCGCCGCGCACGATCGCCGACGGCCTGCTCACCCCGTTGAAGCTCGCGGTCAGCGAGCGCGGTCGCGTGTACGTGTCCCAGAACTTCGCCGGTGAGCTCACCTCGATCGGGCGTGACGGCTCGAAGAGGGCCTTCGCCAGCGCCCCGGGAGAGGAGCTCGGCGGCGTCTCGGAGCGCCACGGCACGGTCTACTGGACCACGACCGGCGACGCGTCGGCCAAGCTCTTCTCGCAGCGCCCGGGCGGCAGGCCGCGGCAGGTCGCCGACCTCTACGCGTACGAGAACAGCCGGAACCCGGACCGAGGGACGACGTACGGTCTGCGGGGCCTCCCGCAGGCCTGCGCGTCCGAGTTCCCGGCCGACAACCCCGCGACGTACACCGGACTGGTCGACAGCCACCCGTACGCGACGCTGCCGACGAGGCGCACGACGTACGTCGCCGACGCGGGTGCCAACGCGATCTTCGCGGTCGGTCGGCACGGCCGGGTCAGGACCGTGGCCACCCTGCCCGCAGTAGGCACCGTGGTCACGGCGGAGGCGCTGGAGGCACAGGGGCTGCCGACGTGCGCCGCGGGCTACACGTACTACTTCGAGTTCGTCCCGACCGACGTCGACCGGGGCCGCGACGGCTCGCTCTACGTCACGTCCCTGCCCGGCGGGCCCGAGGACGCGAGCCTCGGCGCGCGGGGCAGCGTCTTCAAGGTCGACCCGGGGTCGGGCCGGGCCCGGATGATCGCGGGTGGGTTCGTCGGTGCCGTCGACCTCGCGCTGCTGCCCGACGGCCGGATCGCGGTCGCCGAGCTGTTCGGCGGTGAGGACGGTGCGGGCCAGGTGACGCTGGTGCGGCCGCGCTCGTCGTACCGGCGCACGCTCGACCTCGGCTCACCGGGAGCGGTCGAGTGGAAGGCCGGCCGGCGGGGCGGCAGCCTGTACGTCACCACCGACACGTTCACGGACGGGGCGCCGACGCCCACGGCCAAGATCCAGGTGCTGTCGATGGGATCGCACCGCAAGCACCGGCGCTGA
- a CDS encoding CatB-related O-acetyltransferase: MVEHIRGAQHVQRIGRSRLFVEPPVRFLGAFVIRSDTRIGAFTEFGREVEVQAATLGRYCEIGPGSLLGATGHPTSWLSVSAFQYKKATWGWHPSADATEVVDPEAGGRQSFRSVGGDLAVIGNDVWLGANVVVLRGVTIGDGSIVAANAVVTKDIPPYSIAGGVPARVIRPRVEADLRDELLALQWWRHSPNQLSGIPYDDPAAAAAQLRTRIADGLETYDPGFVEIPKPAEPAPPRRRLRFFPR; this comes from the coding sequence ATGGTCGAGCACATCCGCGGGGCGCAGCACGTCCAGCGCATCGGCCGGTCCCGGCTGTTCGTGGAGCCGCCGGTCCGGTTCCTCGGCGCGTTCGTGATCCGGTCCGACACCCGCATCGGCGCCTTCACCGAGTTCGGCCGCGAGGTCGAGGTGCAGGCCGCGACGCTCGGTCGCTACTGCGAGATCGGCCCCGGCAGCCTGCTGGGCGCGACCGGTCACCCGACGAGCTGGCTCAGCGTGTCCGCGTTCCAGTACAAGAAGGCCACGTGGGGCTGGCACCCGTCCGCGGACGCCACCGAGGTCGTGGACCCCGAGGCAGGCGGCCGTCAGTCGTTCCGCAGCGTGGGCGGTGACCTGGCCGTGATCGGCAACGACGTGTGGCTCGGCGCCAACGTCGTCGTGCTGCGCGGCGTGACGATCGGCGACGGCTCGATCGTCGCCGCGAATGCCGTCGTCACCAAGGACATCCCGCCGTACTCGATCGCCGGCGGCGTCCCGGCCAGGGTGATCCGGCCGCGGGTTGAGGCCGACCTGCGCGACGAGCTGCTGGCCCTGCAGTGGTGGCGGCACTCCCCCAACCAGCTGAGCGGCATCCCGTACGACGATCCCGCCGCGGCGGCCGCCCAGCTGCGTACGCGCATCGCCGACGGCCTCGAGACGTACGACCCGGGGTTCGTCGAGATCCCGAAGCCGGCCGAGCCCGCCCCACCCCGACGCCGCCTGCGCTTCTTCCCCCGCTGA
- a CDS encoding Ku protein, which produces MRSIWKGAISFGLVSVPVKVYSATESHDVPLHQVHSKDGGRIRYQRRCEVCGEVVAYGDIDKAYDDGEQTVVLTEKDLKSLPAERNHEIEVVEFVPADQVDLLRLDKSYYLEPEGKTLKQYTLLRRALEDSDRTAIVRFALRQKTRLAALRVRGDVLLLQTLLWDDEVRSPAFDVLNETPRISEKERDMAAQLVESLAGDFDSAAFTDDYQEQLRTLVEAKLKEGDALDTDATFGVSDDEGEDAEVVDLMEALKRSIDKKKSAPAKKAAAKDDDADDDEAPAKKPAAKKAAAKKPAAKKPAAKKAPARKKAKKAS; this is translated from the coding sequence ATGCGATCCATCTGGAAGGGCGCGATCAGCTTCGGGCTGGTCAGCGTGCCGGTGAAGGTCTACAGCGCGACCGAGAGCCACGACGTCCCGTTGCACCAGGTCCACTCCAAGGACGGCGGCCGCATCCGCTACCAGCGGCGCTGCGAGGTGTGCGGCGAGGTCGTCGCGTACGGCGACATCGACAAGGCCTACGACGACGGCGAGCAGACCGTCGTGCTGACCGAGAAGGACCTCAAGTCGCTGCCGGCCGAGCGCAACCACGAGATCGAGGTCGTCGAGTTCGTGCCGGCCGACCAGGTCGACCTCCTGCGCCTGGACAAGAGCTACTACCTCGAGCCCGAGGGCAAGACCCTCAAGCAGTACACGCTGCTGCGTCGCGCGCTCGAGGACTCCGACCGCACCGCGATCGTCCGGTTCGCGCTGCGGCAGAAGACCCGCCTGGCCGCCTTGCGCGTACGCGGCGACGTCCTGCTGCTGCAGACGCTGCTGTGGGACGACGAGGTGCGTTCGCCGGCCTTCGACGTGCTCAACGAGACCCCGCGGATCAGCGAGAAGGAGCGCGACATGGCCGCGCAGCTGGTGGAGTCCCTGGCCGGCGACTTCGACAGCGCCGCGTTCACCGACGACTACCAGGAGCAGCTGCGCACCCTCGTGGAGGCCAAGCTCAAGGAGGGCGACGCGCTCGACACGGACGCGACGTTCGGCGTCAGCGACGACGAGGGTGAGGATGCCGAGGTCGTCGACCTGATGGAGGCGCTCAAGCGCAGCATCGACAAGAAGAAGTCCGCGCCCGCCAAGAAGGCCGCAGCCAAGGACGACGACGCGGACGACGACGAGGCTCCTGCCAAGAAGCCGGCCGCGAAGAAGGCCGCCGCCAAGAAGCCCGCAGCGAAGAAGCCGGCAGCCAAGAAGGCCCCGGCCAGGAAAAAGGCCAAGAAGGCGAGCTAG
- a CDS encoding NAD-dependent succinate-semialdehyde dehydrogenase, producing MSSPAYQVTDPSTGEVVESFDPATDADIEAALAASAAAYASWKDVPIADRAVVVKRVAALFAERADELAAIAQTEMGKPAGEGVEEAEFCQAIFDYFADEGPTLAADQPIKPISGGRAVVQKLPIGPLLGIMPWNFPFYQIARFAAPNLMLGNTIVLKHAESVPRSALAVEQIMKDAGVPEGAYVNVFATHDQIETIIADPRIAGVSLTGSERAGAIVAALAGKNLKKCVLELGGSDPMVVLDTDDLDAVAGDAWDFRMYNTGQACNSNKRMIVMDDLFDDFVGRLTEKARSLESFSPLSSRKAAETLAEQVQDAVDKGATLHAGGTLSDGPDAHYAPAVLTGVTPDMRAYSEELFGPVAVVYKVGSDEEALALANDTTYGLGGSVFSADPARAERLAQRLEVGMANVNSTAGEGAEIPFGGVKRSGFGRELGPLGMDEFVNKRMFYIAD from the coding sequence ATGAGCAGTCCTGCGTACCAGGTGACCGACCCGTCGACCGGTGAGGTCGTCGAGTCCTTCGATCCCGCGACCGATGCCGACATCGAGGCGGCCCTCGCCGCCTCCGCCGCGGCGTACGCGTCGTGGAAGGACGTGCCGATCGCCGATCGCGCCGTCGTCGTCAAACGCGTCGCGGCGCTGTTCGCCGAGCGCGCGGACGAGCTGGCCGCGATCGCGCAGACCGAGATGGGCAAGCCGGCCGGGGAGGGCGTGGAGGAGGCCGAGTTCTGCCAGGCGATCTTCGACTACTTCGCCGACGAGGGCCCGACGCTCGCGGCCGACCAGCCGATCAAGCCCATCTCCGGCGGCCGGGCCGTCGTGCAGAAGCTGCCGATCGGACCGCTGCTCGGCATCATGCCGTGGAACTTCCCGTTCTACCAGATCGCCCGCTTCGCAGCGCCCAACCTGATGCTGGGCAACACGATCGTCCTCAAGCACGCCGAGTCGGTGCCGCGCTCGGCGCTCGCGGTCGAGCAGATCATGAAGGACGCGGGCGTGCCCGAGGGTGCGTACGTCAACGTGTTCGCGACGCACGACCAGATCGAGACGATCATCGCCGATCCGCGGATCGCGGGCGTCTCCCTGACCGGCTCGGAGCGCGCGGGCGCGATCGTCGCGGCGCTGGCGGGCAAGAACCTCAAGAAGTGCGTGCTCGAGCTCGGCGGCTCCGATCCGATGGTCGTGCTCGACACCGACGACCTCGACGCGGTCGCGGGCGACGCGTGGGACTTCCGCATGTACAACACCGGCCAGGCCTGCAACTCCAACAAGCGCATGATCGTCATGGACGACCTGTTCGACGACTTCGTCGGCCGGCTGACCGAGAAGGCGCGCTCGCTGGAGTCGTTCTCGCCGCTGTCGTCGCGCAAGGCCGCCGAGACCCTCGCCGAGCAGGTGCAGGACGCGGTCGACAAGGGTGCGACGCTGCACGCGGGCGGCACGCTCAGCGACGGACCGGACGCCCACTACGCCCCGGCCGTGCTGACCGGGGTGACCCCCGACATGCGGGCGTACTCCGAAGAGCTGTTCGGCCCCGTCGCCGTCGTCTACAAGGTCGGCTCGGACGAGGAGGCGCTCGCGCTCGCGAACGACACGACGTACGGACTGGGCGGCTCGGTCTTCAGCGCCGACCCGGCCCGCGCGGAGAGGCTTGCGCAGCGCCTCGAGGTGGGCATGGCCAACGTCAACTCGACCGCCGGCGAGGGCGCCGAGATCCCGTTCGGCGGCGTGAAGCGCTCGGGCTTCGGCCGCGAGCTCGGGCCGCTCGGCATGGACGAGTTCGTCAACAAGCGCATGTTCTACATCGCCGACTGA
- the gabT gene encoding 4-aminobutyrate--2-oxoglutarate transaminase, protein MSATLEQRRHLATEIPGPRSRELMARKSAAVAQGIGTTMPVFAVEAGGGIVKDVDGNSFIDLGSGIAVTTVGNSAPRVVEAVREQVEAFTHTCFMVTPYEGYVAVAEALNRLTPGDHDKKSALFNSGAEAVENAIKIARAHTKKQAVVVFDHAYHGRTNLTMAMTAKSMPYKSGFGPFAPEVYRAPLSYPFRDDKQVDGQAAARRAIDVIEKQVGSGNLAAVVIEPIQGEGGFIVPADGFLPALADWCTANGVVFIADEVQTGFARTGDLFACDHEGVVPDLIVTAKGIAGGLPLSAVTGRAEIMDASHVSGLGGTYGGNPLACAAALATIETIEAEGLVERAREVQHLMLDRLHRLQADDSRIGDVRGRGAMIAVELVRPGTTDPDPELARAVAASAHQAGVIVLTCGTYGNVLRFLPPLAIGDELLVEALDILTTAFQEATA, encoded by the coding sequence ATGTCTGCCACCCTCGAGCAACGCCGCCACCTGGCCACCGAGATCCCCGGCCCCCGCTCCCGCGAGCTGATGGCGCGCAAGAGCGCGGCCGTCGCCCAGGGCATCGGCACCACCATGCCGGTGTTCGCGGTCGAGGCCGGCGGCGGCATCGTCAAGGACGTCGACGGCAACTCGTTCATCGACCTCGGCTCGGGCATCGCGGTGACGACCGTGGGCAACAGCGCCCCCCGCGTCGTCGAGGCCGTCCGTGAGCAGGTCGAGGCGTTCACGCACACCTGCTTCATGGTCACGCCGTACGAGGGCTACGTCGCCGTGGCCGAGGCGCTCAACCGGCTGACCCCCGGCGACCACGACAAGAAGTCCGCGCTGTTCAACTCCGGCGCCGAGGCGGTCGAGAACGCGATCAAGATCGCCCGGGCGCACACCAAGAAGCAGGCCGTCGTGGTGTTCGACCACGCGTACCACGGGCGTACCAACCTCACGATGGCGATGACCGCCAAGTCGATGCCCTACAAGAGCGGCTTCGGACCCTTCGCCCCCGAGGTCTACCGCGCCCCGCTGTCGTACCCGTTCCGCGACGACAAGCAGGTGGACGGCCAGGCGGCGGCCCGCCGCGCGATCGACGTCATCGAGAAGCAGGTCGGCTCGGGCAACCTGGCCGCCGTCGTGATCGAGCCCATCCAGGGCGAGGGCGGCTTCATCGTGCCGGCCGACGGCTTCCTGCCCGCGCTCGCCGACTGGTGCACCGCGAACGGCGTCGTGTTCATCGCCGACGAGGTGCAGACCGGCTTCGCCCGCACCGGCGACCTGTTCGCGTGCGATCACGAGGGCGTCGTCCCCGACCTGATCGTCACCGCCAAGGGCATCGCGGGCGGGCTGCCACTCTCTGCGGTCACCGGTCGCGCCGAGATCATGGACGCCTCGCACGTCAGCGGGCTCGGCGGCACGTACGGCGGCAACCCGCTCGCGTGTGCCGCGGCCCTGGCGACGATCGAGACGATCGAGGCCGAGGGCCTGGTCGAGCGTGCCCGGGAGGTCCAGCACCTCATGCTCGACCGGCTCCACCGCCTGCAGGCCGACGACAGCCGGATCGGTGACGTCCGCGGGCGCGGCGCGATGATCGCCGTCGAGCTGGTCAGGCCGGGCACGACCGATCCCGATCCCGAGCTCGCCCGGGCCGTCGCGGCGAGCGCCCATCAGGCGGGCGTGATTGTGTTGACGTGTGGGACGTACGGCAACGTGCTCCGGTTCCTGCCGCCGCTCGCGATCGGCGACGAGCTGCTCGTCGAGGCGCTCGACATCCTCACCACCGCTTTCCAGGAGGCAACAGCATGA
- a CDS encoding DUF3817 domain-containing protein, which translates to MNPSVIRTLFRVVAFGEALSWVLLLAAMFCKWVLDAEPFGLEEGGVPVAGMIHGAGFFLLYVIMSVVCFFVFRWNIKTGLIALLAAIPPFASIWFELKAEREGLLTRRDAVDAAPRA; encoded by the coding sequence GTGAATCCCTCAGTCATCCGCACCCTGTTTCGTGTCGTCGCCTTCGGAGAGGCCCTCTCGTGGGTCCTGCTCCTCGCGGCCATGTTCTGCAAGTGGGTCCTGGACGCAGAGCCGTTCGGGCTCGAGGAAGGCGGCGTTCCCGTCGCCGGCATGATCCACGGCGCCGGCTTCTTCCTGCTGTACGTGATCATGAGCGTCGTCTGCTTCTTCGTGTTCCGCTGGAACATCAAGACCGGCCTGATCGCCCTGCTCGCGGCCATCCCGCCGTTCGCCTCGATCTGGTTCGAGCTCAAGGCCGAGCGCGAGGGCCTGCTGACCCGCCGCGACGCCGTCGACGCCGCACCCCGGGCCTAG
- a CDS encoding LysR family transcriptional regulator, with protein MELRTLGYFVAVAEAGSVSAAAGVVHVTQPALSRQLRQLETELGVDLFSRSASRLQLSAAGREFLPHARDVLRRADAARTAARSYAAGRLESLTIAAPTTTLTDVIAPFLATLHADDPMPTVLESDPHEAYAALRHGADLAIVTEAPRPPLASAAIAVLPVWAFVPADHPWAAHDAVRLRALAEETLLVLTPEFRPRQILDLALDRAAVSAGSMVECSNPQVAQALAAAGRGVAVVTDDPRFGLHGLEVQGRDGPLRIELFAAWEPEHHAADTLESLAVRLRDFCVERYGADVAP; from the coding sequence ATGGAGCTGCGGACCCTCGGATACTTCGTCGCGGTCGCCGAGGCGGGGTCGGTGAGTGCCGCCGCGGGTGTCGTCCACGTGACCCAGCCGGCCCTGTCCCGCCAGCTGCGGCAGCTGGAGACCGAGCTCGGCGTGGACCTGTTCTCCCGCTCGGCGAGTCGGCTGCAGCTCAGCGCGGCAGGCCGCGAGTTCCTCCCGCACGCGCGCGACGTGCTGCGGCGCGCGGACGCCGCCCGGACGGCCGCTCGGTCGTACGCAGCAGGACGGCTCGAGAGCCTGACGATCGCGGCCCCGACCACGACGCTCACCGACGTGATCGCACCGTTCCTCGCGACGCTCCACGCGGACGACCCGATGCCCACCGTGCTGGAGTCGGACCCCCACGAGGCCTACGCGGCGCTGCGGCACGGCGCGGACCTCGCGATCGTCACCGAGGCGCCCCGTCCTCCGCTCGCGAGCGCCGCGATCGCGGTGCTGCCGGTCTGGGCGTTCGTGCCGGCCGATCACCCGTGGGCCGCGCACGACGCCGTACGACTGCGCGCGCTCGCCGAGGAGACGCTGCTCGTGCTGACGCCGGAGTTCCGGCCGCGGCAGATCCTCGACCTCGCGCTCGACCGGGCGGCGGTCAGCGCCGGCTCGATGGTCGAGTGCAGCAACCCGCAGGTCGCCCAGGCCCTCGCGGCGGCGGGTCGTGGTGTCGCGGTCGTGACGGACGATCCGCGCTTCGGCCTGCACGGGCTGGAGGTGCAGGGCCGCGACGGCCCGCTGCGCATCGAGCTGTTCGCGGCGTGGGAGCCCGAGCACCACGCAGCGGACACGCTGGAGTCCCTGGCCGTACGCCTGCGCGACTTCTGCGTCGAGCGGTACGGCGCAGACGTCGCCCCCTGA
- a CDS encoding amino acid-binding protein, producing MAFLLRVVLPDVPGSLGTLASALGGAGADIEAIEIVERRADGTVVDDVLLELPARVMPDALITACHQIEGVTVDWISRYNAGANLSMDLEAVERFTEAPPYALERLVEVVPETFRTDWAMALKRVDGQAHVIAKSSTAPDLVEEAVDWLGIRGAKALRDVPAWDSTLLAACPARDRRGDALVVVVGRHGGPEFLKSELARLGHMVSLAASVQSV from the coding sequence ATGGCCTTCCTGCTGCGCGTCGTGCTGCCCGATGTGCCCGGATCCCTTGGCACCCTCGCCTCCGCGCTCGGTGGCGCCGGAGCCGACATCGAGGCCATCGAGATCGTCGAGCGCAGGGCTGACGGCACGGTCGTCGACGACGTGCTCCTGGAGCTGCCCGCCCGGGTCATGCCGGACGCGCTGATCACCGCGTGCCACCAGATCGAGGGCGTCACGGTCGACTGGATCTCGCGCTACAACGCCGGCGCCAACCTGAGCATGGACCTCGAGGCGGTCGAACGATTCACCGAGGCGCCGCCGTACGCGCTGGAGCGACTCGTCGAGGTGGTCCCCGAGACGTTCCGCACCGACTGGGCCATGGCCCTCAAGCGGGTCGACGGCCAGGCCCACGTGATCGCGAAGTCGTCCACGGCGCCCGACCTCGTCGAGGAGGCGGTCGACTGGCTGGGCATCCGTGGGGCCAAGGCGCTGCGCGACGTACCGGCGTGGGACTCCACCCTGCTGGCCGCGTGCCCCGCGCGGGACCGCCGCGGCGACGCGCTCGTCGTCGTGGTCGGACGCCACGGGGGGCCGGAGTTCCTCAAGTCCGAGCTCGCCCGCCTCGGGCACATGGTCTCGCTCGCCGCCAGCGTCCAGTCCGTCTAG